GCTGCTACAGGATTTGTAGATGGTGAATTTGATAAATATGCTAATGCACTTGCAATTCCAGTGCTTGAACTTGGGATTGAGATGTGGGACGGCAGTAACTATTATTTCCGTTATGCACCTTATGAAGAAAAGAAATACGTGGTGCAGCTCAATAATGATACTGATGCTCTTTATCTTCAATCAGAAGGCAGTATGACTAAATTCCAAAAAACAGCAGCGGACTTTAAATTGTAAAAGAGGATTATTTTAAAGGGGATGCTTAGGCGTCCCCTTTTTTTAATTCCTTAAATATTTTCTCTGCCAGATGAGATCCTATACCTTTGATCTCCATAAGCTCTTCCAGGCTGGCTTTTTTAACATTTTCTACAGACCCAAAATTCTTTAAAAGTAAAAAGCGGGTTTTACTTCCTATTCCAGGTATTTCATCTAATTCACTTTTTAAAGTGCGTTTTTGTCTGCGTTTACGATGAAAATTCACCGCTTGATTATGGCTGGCATCGCGGATTTGCACCAGCAATCTTAGTGCTGATGAGGAGCGGGGCAGAAAAACAGAATCTGGCTGGTCAGGCATAAATACTTCTTCTACTCTTTTTGCCAGGGAGATGATTTCAATATCTGTGATACCCAAATCTGATAGTATCTTTTCGGCAGAATGTAATTGTCCTTTACCTCCATCAATAACGATCAGGTCAGGCTTTGTGTCTGGTTCTACTTTATCGAAATATCTGCTTATTGTTTCCTGCATGGCAGCAAAATCATTTTGACCACTAAAACTTCGCATTATGAAATTACGATAATTCTTTTTCTTAGGTTTGCCATTTTCAAAATAAACAAGTGAAGCCACAACATCAGTTCCCTGGATGTTTGAGATGTCAATACAGACCATTTTTCGAGGAAGTTTTGTGAGTTTCAATTTATCCTTGAGGTCTTTAACCGGGAATATAGTTCTATTCTTGGAGCGCAGGTGCATCAATTTTTCTTCTTCCACACGATTAAAGGCATTTTCTGCTGCAATCTTTATCAGTTTCATGGTTTCACCACGCTGCGGTATCACAAGTTTATTCTGTAATATGCCATTAAGGTAATTATAATCATCAGGTTTGATCTGCAAGAGTATCCGCCAGGGCAATTTTTCCAGACGGCTTTCATAATACTGTGAAAGGAAAGCAGACAATATCTCGGATTCTGAACTTTTTTCTACATTCTTCATCTTATAGGTTTCTTTTGCAAGTAACTTACCTTCCACAATCTTAAGTAATGCCACTGCTGAGCGATTATCTTCCTTATAAAGCCCGATAACTTCTCTATCTTTCATGTCATCAAAGAATAATGTTCTTCTTCGATTCACTCTGCGAATGCCTTCTATCTTATCTCGGAATCTGCCAGCATCTTCAAATCTCATTTCATCAGAAGCTGTCTGCATTTCGAAAGCCAGAGAATTAATAACTTCTTCATTCTTTCCATCCAGAAACTTGAGAATATTATTAATTATTTTTTTATATTCTGCTTCAGAAATTTTGCCTATACAAGGTGCCGG
This is a stretch of genomic DNA from Candidatus Stygibacter australis. It encodes these proteins:
- the uvrC gene encoding excinuclease ABC subunit UvrC, yielding MSDYQESLKKKLELLPAKPGCYLMKDKDDKIIYVGKAKLLKNRVRSYFNQSVKNAKTAELVDRIRDFDYIIVNTEKEALVLENNLIKEHLPRYNVALKDDKQYPFIAVTSDPFPRIFVTRQTPKNGSHYFGPFTDVKALRRTLRLLEWVFPHRTCKRFIPADEIKYKKACLNYQMGKCPAPCIGKISEAEYKKIINNILKFLDGKNEEVINSLAFEMQTASDEMRFEDAGRFRDKIEGIRRVNRRRTLFFDDMKDREVIGLYKEDNRSAVALLKIVEGKLLAKETYKMKNVEKSSESEILSAFLSQYYESRLEKLPWRILLQIKPDDYNYLNGILQNKLVIPQRGETMKLIKIAAENAFNRVEEEKLMHLRSKNRTIFPVKDLKDKLKLTKLPRKMVCIDISNIQGTDVVASLVYFENGKPKKKNYRNFIMRSFSGQNDFAAMQETISRYFDKVEPDTKPDLIVIDGGKGQLHSAEKILSDLGITDIEIISLAKRVEEVFMPDQPDSVFLPRSSSALRLLVQIRDASHNQAVNFHRKRRQKRTLKSELDEIPGIGSKTRFLLLKNFGSVENVKKASLEELMEIKGIGSHLAEKIFKELKKGDA